CGCGAGCGCCGCCGGGGTGGCGACGAGGACGCCCGCAAAACCCGCGCCGAGCCGGTGGAGCGTTTCCAGCCGGTCCGCGGCGGTTCGGCGCTCCGGCGAGTGTAGCTCGTAGGGGAGGAGCTCCCAGTCCGGCAGGTGGAGGGTTTTTTCGACGAAGGAGCCCAGGCTTGCCGCCAGCGCCTCGGCGCGTTCCTCGTCGGTGGTCAACAGGAGGATGGGCCGGTCAGGGAGGGCGTCGGAGAGCCCCGCCGTCAGGAACACCTTGGCCCCGGCGGGCAGCCCGGCGAGGTCCAGCCCCGGGGTCGTCTCCCCGGACAGACGCTCACACAGGGTGGAAAACGGCTGGTGGTCCCTGAGGTATCGCAGCAGGCGGTCGAGAGGGGGCACGGGTCCTCCGGGAAAAAGGCGCAAAAAGCTTAGCAGAGGCGGGAACGGGTGACAAGCCGCCGATTGCCCCGACCCCGGCGGCGGTGGTATCCTTGCGTGTTACACGGGAGGATGGATGAGCCTGTCCGAGTGGTGGCCCTGGGCCCTGCTCGCGGCCGTGGGGGTCACGGCGCTGGTCGCCCTTCTCTACCGCCGACCGGACCTGAGGCCCGGTTGGAGGATCCTTTTCGTCCTGCTCCGGGGAATCGCCATCACCCTCGCGGCCCTCCTGTTCGCCGACCTGGCCTGCCAGGTTCAACGTCCGGGGGAAGCGCCCGCCGCCGCCCTGGTCATTGACGACAGCGCCAGCATGTCCCTGGCCGATGCCGAGGGGCGCACCCGCGCCCGTTACGCCGAGGAGCTGGCGGAGGCCCTCCGGGCGGCCCATACCGACTTCGATTGGTCGCTGTACCGGCTAGGGGAACTTTCCGCCGCCGACCCGCTGGAGGCCGTGGAAAAACTCGCTTCCCGGCGACCCGACCTGGCGGCGGTCGTCGTGGTGGGGGACGGTGGAGGGCGGGTTCCCGTCACGGGTCTCGACACCCCATTCACGGTTCACGCCGTGACTGCCGGGGGCGCGTCAATATTCGACGTCGCTCTGGATGCCCCGCGTGGACCCCGGTTGGCCCTGGCGGGCAAGAGCGCCATGTTCCAGGTGGACGTGAGCCTCGTCGGGGACGGGCCGACCGAGGCGACTGTGCGGGCCTCGGCCCGGGAGGTTTTCGGCGGCCGGCGCGAGGTCGAGCTCGACCCGACCGTGGTGAACCTGTCCGAGGGCGCGGCCGTCGCCAGATTCCGCTTCACTCCCCCCACCGCGGGTTGGTGGCTCGTCGAGTTCGAAACGCCGACACTTAAGTCCGAGGCCACGCCTTTGAACAACGTCCGGCGGCTGTTGGTTGACGTCCGACAGGGGGAGATGACGGCCCTGGTGCTGGCCGGCGAGCCGGGCCCGGAGTCCTCCTTTCTCCAACGATCCCTGGAGCGGCTGCCCGGCGTCGAGGCGGGCCTCCTCTACCGACGGGCCGACGGCGCCTTCTACGACGCCGACGGAAAAGCCCGGAAGCCGGAGCCGGTCGCGCCCGACGCCCTCTTCCTGGTGGACCTTCTCCCCCAGGGGGAGCTTCTTTCGGGAATTTCCCGGCGCATCACCGAGGGTCGGGGGGTGGGGCTGCTCCTGGGAAGGCCGGGGTTGCTCATCACTTCAGACAGCGCTCTCCGCGACCTCTTCCCCGTCCCGCGCGACGCGGGCGACGTGCGGCTCGTCGTCGGTCAGGCCCGGGTCGTCCAGGCGAAAGGCGGACCCTTCGGCGGGCTGATCGGGGCCGATTTGCCCGCTCTGGTCACCTACCCGGAGGGGTTGAGGGACGCGGACGGGTCTTCCTTGGTTTTTGAAAATCCCGCCGGGCGGCGGATTCCCGGCGCGACGCTCGCCGCGTCCGGCGCGCCCCGGGTCGTGATGTGGGGGCGCGGGTGGTGGCGATGGGCGCTGGACACGGGTGGGGAAGGCGAAACGCCCTACGACGTTTTAGTGTCGGACCTCTTCGCCTACCTCTCCTCGCCTGTCTCCGACGACCGGCTCCTCTTGACGTTGGACCGGCGGCGGGCCGTGACGGGGCAGACCGCGGGCGTCGAAATCACCGGCGTGGCGGGCGGGGAACCGGTGTGTACGGTTCACGGCGTCGGGGTCGAGGACGGGCTCGCGGTGGAGCTGAGCGAAGCGGGGGAGGGGCGCTGGCGGGGGTCGTTCACCACCCGGGAGGCGGGTGCAATAGTCGTGCGGGTCGAGCTGGGCGGACAGACGGCCGAGGAGCCGCTGGTGGTCGAGCCAGATTTTTCCGAGTTCGAAAAACTTGCCCCGGACGCATCTACCCTGGCCCTCCTGGCGTCGCTCGGCGGAGGGCGATTGCTCTTCGGTCCCGAGGACGAGCTGCCGCTCGGTCCCGGCGCGGTCCCGGAGGTTTACGGGCGGGAGCCGCTCCGGGCCAATCCCTGGCTTCTGGGGGCGCTGATCGTGGTCATCGTGGGCGAGTGGTTCCTGCGCCGCCGGCAGAACTTACGGTGATTCTGAAAAAGTGCATTAAGAAAAAAGGCTTAAAAAAGCCTTTTTATTATTTAAGGCATCATATTATCTAACTGGACCAATCGAGGAGCGTATCCTGGAGGTACTTTAGCACGTTTTGGTCGCCGCGGTGGTTGAAGCGGAACTCCATCTCCCTGATGAACAGGTCGAAGTTGCGTTTGAAGCCGCCGTGATAGACCTTCAGCCGCCGCTTGGCGTAGCCCCAGAAGTTCTCGATGCCGTTGATGTGGCTGCGGCCGTTGGAGAAGGTCTCGCCGTGATTGACGCGCTCGTGATG
The DNA window shown above is from bacterium and carries:
- a CDS encoding transposase; this encodes HHERVNHGETFSNGRSHINGIENFWGYAKRRLKVYHGGFKRNFDLFIREMEFRFNHRGDQNVLKYLQDTLLDWSS